A window of Pseudochaenichthys georgianus chromosome 11, fPseGeo1.2, whole genome shotgun sequence genomic DNA:
TCAGCAGTAGATGGGCTCCggcagggaggggggggtgtAGTCCTCGTCTGTGGAGACGTCTGCAGGCTGCCAGTGACACTCGATCAGGGCGTCGTACAGCTCCTCACTCAGCTCCATGAACTTCCTGTTGGCCTCGACCACGTCCAGCTCCGGGCTGGGGTCTGCagcacagaggggggggggttacatCAGATTTAGTGACTAAACAATAGACTCACAcaagcatataaaaaacattaaaacaaattaaattaaagatTTGTTTATTATGACTGCCCCCAAATCACTTATGGACCTTGTATTGAGTGTTATTTTTATTTGCTGTCGTCAAAAATACTACTTGAAATATTCTAATTCAAGCAGTAAAGATGTTTAGATTTACAATGATCAACAAGCACTGAACAGTCCTGTGTAGTTCTGTGCTGCTTTAACCTGCCATCGAGCCATCGTCATGCTCTGTAatattgttttattgtttttatcacCATTTACAGTGATCCTCTATGTTGCATGTTTTTGCATGCTATGTTAAAAAGACAATTCGTTTTACGGGTGACTTTGGAATATGTCCAGGGACTACCGATGAAAAATAGCCTAATGACCAATTCTGgggcatttacagaaatgtcttTTAATGTGAACGGTCCCTGTTAAATAAACTAATACATCaaagataaataaatattaaaactaatataataaatacataaaaaatcaAACTGTCACAATAATAAAACCCTAACACCAACCTTCAATGCCATCGTCCGGAACAGGTTCGGTCTCCTGAAAAGAGAACACGTTAGATGGAGTCAGTCTGTGATCAGTGAGATGTGACGGCTGTTTAACAGAGAGAGCTCACCTGGGTGGGGGTGTACTGCGAGTAGTCATACTGCTGGTAGTTGTAGCCATACCCTGCTGCTGCGTTGGGGTCGTACCCCCAGGAGGGGTAGTACCCGGGGTAGGCCTGCTGCTGGTACTGGCTGTACTGGTCGTAGCCGTTCCTGTACGCTGTGGTGTAGCCTGAGCGTGGCtctgactgctgctgctgctgccggttCCTTAAACTCAAGAGGGAGGGGCACACTGTTATACTTCACCCGTTATGTGACTGATGATTGGATCTAAAGCTGCGAGGACTCACTTGTTGGCAGCCAGGCTGAGTCTCAGAGGCTTGGAGCCCAGGCCCACCGCGCCCTGACACTCGTCCAGCGCCCGCTTCTGCAGCCGCTCGTCTGGGAACTGCACGAAGCCACAGCCCCTGCGCACACAGGCACAGTGAGACGGGGGAAATGGTCTTTTGACAGTATATTGACATCGAAGAAGCAACATTGCTCCAGTttaaatatctttaaaaaaggTCTGACGTGAAAAAGTACAAACTTTCTGTTTGAAGACAAAAGTCCTCCTGCTGTTTTCTGTTGACAGATTCCAGTCATTTGTTTACACCAGGCTTTTATTTTGGAAATATTTCGAGGACAGTGCAGATGACCCGAGTTGCTTGACTTCATGAATTAGAGTTAAAGGCTTTTAAATGTGCACTATTATTATCATTAGTATATACAAATGAGGTATGCTTCTTTTCTGTCCAAATGTAATATTAACAACATTTATAATGAGATGATTATACATTTAAAACCCAATGTAGAAGTAAGGGCTGGCAGCAGCATATTTTGTGAAATCACTAATAGTTAACCTTATAATTGTTAAGATCCCCTCTTAAGGTCCTTACACAGCAAGCCGATTTCGGCCGTCGGAAGATGTCTGGCCGCCGATGAGCGTGCTGACGTCCTACTACCCGCCCCATCGTGTCTTTTCGgtcgtgccgacaccttccgccgcCGATTCAAAAGGCTGTCGgctaaagaaatcactctgattggctgttcagctagcgaatccgtgcatgagaagcgaaacggaagtgagggacccaaacaaactattaagaaggcaaatctgagatttcattgaACTCCAGCTCTCGCCACAGGTTctggaaagccccgtgagcttctcgctgtagagtgaaaatggaacgcacacgctatttgatgtttgtttatatcacgcagtctgttcttcttctctcggttatcacgcattctgtgggtgtttctcaatgtcagggaaggctccagagccactatttcaaggatactacgtcatcaagtcccgccgaaggactgttccaatgtccaggctcCTTGGAATTCAACCGAGCCCGGCGTCCTTCAttgcgggaaatttcgaggctacacatgtgtatcctccgcggtcttaaaatccccacaatgctttgcgcacggaccaatttcccaaatcttttgcggaaatcgcgctccatttaaggcggggcctcgcatatgaggCACatctgctagcctgttccaccattcttcgttttcTGAGGCTAggaggattcttgcctcgcttatgacggaagtgactcggaagacatgtcctaccaaggaagcgtcctcgacattgagaaacaccctgtcttccggttgttgcctcttttgaatgacgaatacacactaccgccgcctgctggtaaggagagttattgccactcacgcatgcgcagttcatacgtgctacttggccgtcggctgaagtctttgcggtgtgttccagtgcgactgttggccaagacgcaggtgacgtgaggcgacacaacagtcgggtCCGTCGGGATGTGTTCTTTTGTCAGATTGGTGTGTTGGGCCTTTATACGTTTTCTCTATTCCTCGGTTGCTCTCAGCAGCTCCACAAATAACTCAAGAGGAAACTATTAGTCCTagccttaaaggggacctatcatgcaaaatgcacttttgtacgtcttttaaacatgaataagtgtccccggtgtgtcagggaactcaccaagtgtcagaaacacaaccctctctcttttcctccatacccaaatctctaaaaacggggctgcaatggatctgatacagatttgaatttttctgacatcagaaaaggggtgctccgcctatatgggcaactctctacctatcaggggaatgagagaccgctcgaaagcgctggagacgctgtagtacatatgccaggcctgtgggtggtgctgtagtctgccacaaaagcagcaaagaagacttttcacagaatcagcctttgcaaaaacagggctggaatagagcaaatagagcgaaatgaggcatggctaaaatgtatgatctgtttggtattttgaaaaaaaacttcacagacatgttttatataggtatggccagggctcg
This region includes:
- the LOC117455045 gene encoding tRNA selenocysteine 1-associated protein 1-like isoform X3 yields the protein MSTLWMGNLETYMDEKFITRSFSTMGEQVVNVRIIRNKMTGGALGYCFVEMTDEATAERCLRKINGKALPGANPPTRFKLNRATFGKQESGQMYSLFVGDLTPEVDDGMLYEYFYNRYPSCRGGKVVLDSMGNSKGCGFVQFPDERLQKRALDECQGAVGLGSKPLRLSLAANNLRNRQQQQQSEPRSGYTTAYRNGYDQYSQYQQQAYPGYYPSWGYDPNAAAGYGYNYQQYDYSQYTPTQETEPVPDDGIEDPSPELDVVEANRKFMELSEELYDALIECHWQPADVSTDEDYTPPSLPEPIYC
- the LOC117455045 gene encoding tRNA selenocysteine 1-associated protein 1-like isoform X1; translation: MSTLWMGNLETYMDEKFITRSFSTMGEQVVNVRIIRNKMTGVSSPRGALGYCFVEMTDEATAERCLRKINGKALPGANPPTRFKLNRATFGKQESGQMYSLFVGDLTPEVDDGMLYEYFYNRYPSCRGGKVVLDSMGNSKGCGFVQFPDERLQKRALDECQGAVGLGSKPLRLSLAANNLRNRQQQQQSEPRSGYTTAYRNGYDQYSQYQQQAYPGYYPSWGYDPNAAAGYGYNYQQYDYSQYTPTQETEPVPDDGIEDPSPELDVVEANRKFMELSEELYDALIECHWQPADVSTDEDYTPPSLPEPIYC
- the LOC117455045 gene encoding tRNA selenocysteine 1-associated protein 1-like isoform X2 — translated: MSTLWMGNLETYMDEKFITRSFSTMGEQVVNVRIIRNKMTGVSSPRGALGYCFVEMTDEATAERCLRKINGKALPGANPPTRFKLNRATFGKQESGQMYSLFVGDLTPEVDDGMLYEYFYNRYPSCRGGKVVLDSMGNSKGCGFVQFPDERLQKRALDECQGAVGLGSKPLRLSLAANKNRQQQQQSEPRSGYTTAYRNGYDQYSQYQQQAYPGYYPSWGYDPNAAAGYGYNYQQYDYSQYTPTQETEPVPDDGIEDPSPELDVVEANRKFMELSEELYDALIECHWQPADVSTDEDYTPPSLPEPIYC